Proteins from one Mytilus galloprovincialis chromosome 11, xbMytGall1.hap1.1, whole genome shotgun sequence genomic window:
- the LOC143051066 gene encoding microfibril-associated glycoprotein 4-like yields the protein MSLLTKTYGLLITLVLCAFVLTADTFTEYFGMKIKDNLHVRLFTGVSEVQCSYSCFTNEGCCASGYNKVLKECRMDLSYNCCPPNETNLHWNTLYRDNFPPPKDCGDIKGLSGVYTINPNRDSCGFSVYCDMTTDGGGWTVFQNRINGNVDFYRNWDEFELGFGDIETEFWLGNAKLHQLTSSIAYTLRVVLEDFDNETRYAEYQSFAIGNAPSKYALTVSGYSGDAGDSLSYSNGMKFTTSDQKNNPYTWYGNCAEYFHGAWWHKTCHHSNLNGGYLAGDHASFADGMNWYTWRGLRYSYKSTRMMIRRQ from the exons atgTCCCTCCTTACAAAGACTTACGGTTTACTTATTACCTTAGTTCTTTGCGCTTTTGTGTTGACAGCTGATACGTTTACAGAGTATTTTGGGATGAAAATTAAGGATAACTTACATGTTAGATTATTCACAGGTGTCTCGGAAGTGCAATGTTCGTATTCATGCTTCACAAACGAAGGTTGCTGTGCTTCGGGTTATAACAAAGTTTTGAAGGAGTGCAGAATGGACCTATCTTATAACTGTTGTCCTCCAAATGAAACAAATCTACACTGGAATACTCTGTACAGAGATAATTTTC CTCCACCAAAAGATTGCGGTGACATAAAAGGTTTAAGTGGAGTGTATACCATCAACCCTAATAGAGATAGTTGTGGTTTTAGTGTCTACTGTGACATGACTACAGATGGCGGAGGTTGGACA GTATTCCAGAATAGAATAAATGGTAACGTAGACTTTTATAGAAATTGGGATGAGTTTGAATTAGGATTTGGTGACATTGAGACTGAATTCTGGCTAG gaAATGCAAAACTGCATCAACTTACATCCAGCATTGCATACACCCTTAGGGTTGTTTTAGAAGATTTTGATAACGAGACTCGTTATGCAGAATATCAATCCTTTGCCATAGGGAATGCGCCATCTAAATATGCATTAACTGTCAGTGGCTATAGTGGCGACGCAG GAGACAGTCTTTCTTACTCAAATGGTATGAAATTTACAACTTCTGATCAGAAAAACAACCCCTACACTTGGTACGGAAACTGTGCTGAATATTTCCATGGTGCTTGGTGGCATAAGACTTGTCATCATAGCAATCTGAATGGCGGATATTTGGCTGGAGATCACGCATCGTTCGCAGATGGAATGAATTGGTACACATGGCGGGGTTTGCGATACTCTTACAAGTCGACCAGAATGATGATACGAAGACAGTAG